A genomic stretch from Vicugna pacos unplaced genomic scaffold, VicPac4 scaffold_16, whole genome shotgun sequence includes:
- the LOC140692709 gene encoding uncharacterized protein, with amino-acid sequence MPPQQARPPTPYQPLQPASQPQPPSPPSQPPQPAPQPPPLQPLQPALQLPPPRPPQPEQPPQQVTPPMPPQPLQPAPQPLPPPPPAQPPQPAPQPPNLQPRHQAPQPPPLQPVPPPMPLQPLQPAPQPLPPPPTAQPPQLASQPPPLQPVPSPMPLSPFSRHRSRRRLGHFSRHRSLYRHRRPPTPLSRHRSRRPPSPLSRHRSRRRRLGPLSRYLHCCRLSPFSRHRRLNRHRRPPSCGSGAAAQTEG; translated from the exons atgccgcctcagcaggcacggccgccgacgccgtatcagccccttcagccggcatcgcagcctcaaccgccatcgccgccctcccagccccctcagccggcaccgcaaccgccgccgcttcagccccttcagccggcactgcagctgccgccgcctcggccccctcagccggaacagccgcctcagcaggtaacgccgccgatgccgcctcagccccttcagccggcaccgcagcctctaccgccaccgccgcccgcccagccccctcagccggcaccgcagccgccgaacctccagccccgTCACcaggcaccgcagccgccgccgcttcagccggtaccgccgccgatgccgcttcagccccttcagccggcaccgcagcctctaccgccaccgccgaccgcccagccccctcagctggcatcgcagccgccgccgcttcagccggtaccgtcGCCGATGCcgctcagccccttcagccggcaccgcagccgccgccgcctcggccacTTCAgtcggcaccgcagcctctaccgccaccgccgcccgcccacccccctcAGCCGTcaccgcagccgccgaccccccagccccctcagccggcaccgcagccgccgccgccgcctcggccccctcagccggtacctccactgctgccgcctcagccccttcagccggcaccgccgcctcaaccgccaccgccgcccgcccagctgtggttcaggagccgctgcacagacg gaaggttaa